The genomic segment GATATCTTTTCCGCCTACAATGATTTTACCCTGCTGAACTTTTTCTATTAAAACGGGTATGCGTATAAAGCCGTGTGTTTTTTTGTTTGTGAGCTCGCCTTCAAGACAATTTTCGATACAGTACTGTGCTTCTTCTTCTGAAAATCCGGTTTTTGTCAATATTTTGGTTCCTAGGTCTGTTGCTTCTTTTATTGATATGATCATGGATAATGGTTTTTATATTAGCTACTTTTCGCTTAGAACACGTAATTATTTAGTAAGCTCGATGACTTTTTGCCAGATTTCGTCATCAACGTCAACAGTTCCTAATTCGGTTGCTTTTCTTAATCGTTCAAGATTATTATCTCCAGGTACAAGAACCGTTTCTCCTTTTTTAGGCTTTTGATTCCTTATAACTATATTAAACTCCGATACTTCTTTCTTAAATGAATCTGTGGAATTAAATGCATTAATATCAATCACGATTAAAAACCCGCCGTGTTCTTCATTTACATAGGTTGGATTCATTTTATTACTTAATTTTGCCCCAACCAAAGCTCCTGTCATTACTTCAATAAGGTAGTTAATGTTATACCCTTTATAATTTGCTCCCATTGGAAGAATATTTGAAGTTCCATCTTCGGCTAAAGCTTTGTTTACATCCCTTGTTACATTTCCCTCGCAATCAACTGCTGAATTTTCACGCAGTTCTTTATTTTCTTTTTTACAGTTACGTATTTCAAAGTATGGAATTTGAGAAGTTGCCATGTCTATAACAATCTCTCCTTCATTTGCTGGGAAAGCGTATGAAATTGGATTGGTTCCTAAAAGTCCTTGTGTTCCGTTAAATGGGATAACTCCTGATGGACCTCCATTATATCCAGCAATGGCAAAATACCCTCTTTTGGCAAGACCTTGAGTCCACGTGTGAAGCGTATGCATTCCTCCTGAGTTATCAAGTCCTAAAATGGAAATACCTGTTTTTTGAGCTTTTTCTATGAGTTTGTCATGAATCCATTTAATTTTAAAAGTCATTGGGAGGTTATGAAAATCAAGATGTAG from the Candidatus Dojkabacteria bacterium genome contains:
- a CDS encoding Ldh family oxidoreductase; translation: MQVSITELKTNLQIIALKYVSSEEAKYFAEEISEAYIRKHPRCNVLKDEVISDTERQEKYKGNEIEVKKELPSLLHLDFHNLPMTFKIKWIHDKLIEKAQKTGISILGLDNSGGMHTLHTWTQGLAKRGYFAIAGYNGGPSGVIPFNGTQGLLGTNPISYAFPANEGEIVIDMATSQIPYFEIRNCKKENKELRENSAVDCEGNVTRDVNKALAEDGTSNILPMGANYKGYNINYLIEVMTGALVGAKLSNKMNPTYVNEEHGGFLIVIDINAFNSTDSFKKEVSEFNIVIRNQKPKKGETVLVPGDNNLERLRKATELGTVDVDDEIWQKVIELTK